Proteins from a single region of Chryseobacterium sp. T16E-39:
- the tssD gene encoding type VI secretion system tube protein TssD gives MAANSRGILKFNGGEGQKLLKLNYSVSRSTDVSGRVASDPSNALIKLTVEATDKSDILESLLNGKYKPTSGEVTFNKSHEEGTLITLKWENGYVIQHEVDFNAVDENSMLISFVVSAETINYGLAAYEGLWPS, from the coding sequence ATGGCAGCAAATTCTAGAGGAATTTTAAAATTCAACGGTGGCGAAGGTCAAAAATTATTGAAACTGAACTACAGCGTTTCAAGATCAACAGATGTATCGGGACGTGTGGCTTCAGATCCTTCGAACGCTTTAATAAAGCTAACAGTAGAAGCTACAGACAAATCAGATATTCTTGAGAGTTTACTGAACGGAAAATACAAGCCAACTAGTGGAGAGGTTACGTTCAACAAATCTCACGAGGAAGGAACATTAATTACTTTAAAGTGGGAAAACGGATATGTAATCCAGCATGAAGTAGACTTTAATGCAGTAGATGAAAACAGTATGCTGATCAGCTTTGTGGTAAGTGCAGAGACCATTAACTATGGCCTTGCTGCATATGAAGGTTTATGGCCGAGCTAA
- a CDS encoding ATP-dependent Clp protease ATP-binding subunit — MGVLVTNETVKQLFHIAQSIARENYNATYGGAHLLQALMHKDIGLNEFLKNIDKDPGYFYEWADVRIEDYPKTTHLPDEVGQDENVNQITEEADDIRLKLGLDEITPICILTAIVKPQVAFSLQQLKSLPLREHEILNLYRKDTPFAVSENGEFSSLFSNTSGFSDSSFPSIKNYCVDRTAEARQGTLENIIGRDKELRMLVEILCRRSKPNVIIIGEPGVGKTALVEGFAIEITKGNVPEMLKNGTLLELDTGALLAGTSYKGEIEDRLKKVINECKKIEKAILFIDEIHTLLDPKGSIGNVANLLKPELARGEITVIGATTQEEYRKIIEPEQAFNRRFEVLTVNEPDEQTCVKMIDVLLEGYKKHHNIEVEKTAIPECVRLAKRYAKGKKLPDAAIDLLDRTMAAIKMLDELSEKELESWKESYEAIVKEEYLNAKDQADELIWTYNLLRDKISPILWGSLSEQPAIDNSMPVDQIKKIIDDTYAELLQHASKKREKVDRLELAAVMAAKTNIPIGKIQAQEKEKLLNMESLLLNRVVGQDHALKILSDAIVENRSGLNKPGQPIGSFFLLGPTGTGKTELAKSMAELLFNDEKAMVRFDMSEFKEEHSAALLYGAPPGYVGYEEGGMLVNKIRQQPYTVVLFDEIEKAHHSVFDVFLQIMDEGKVHDKLGKEGDFSNALILFTSNIGSEEIVKQFEEGKIPESNSLMQIMSGSGRFRPEFLARITEIIPFAPITESIAERIFNIQLKSLHTSLTRLGMTLTISGEAVKNLALGGFSSKYGARQISGVIRSQLARPISKMIVREEVKSGQAIHVDWNNEEEKLIWKVV; from the coding sequence ATGGGAGTACTAGTAACCAACGAAACAGTAAAACAGCTTTTTCATATTGCACAATCAATAGCAAGAGAAAATTATAATGCTACCTATGGGGGAGCACATCTTTTACAAGCTTTGATGCATAAAGATATCGGACTTAATGAATTTTTAAAGAATATTGATAAAGATCCGGGCTATTTTTATGAATGGGCAGATGTACGTATTGAAGATTATCCTAAAACAACCCATCTTCCCGATGAAGTCGGACAGGATGAAAATGTAAATCAAATTACTGAAGAAGCAGATGATATCAGATTAAAGCTGGGACTTGATGAAATTACCCCAATCTGCATCCTTACTGCGATCGTAAAACCTCAGGTTGCATTTTCATTGCAACAGCTGAAATCTTTACCGCTTAGAGAACATGAAATCTTAAATTTATATAGAAAAGACACTCCATTTGCAGTCTCTGAAAATGGTGAATTTTCCTCACTTTTTTCCAATACATCAGGTTTTTCGGACTCCTCTTTTCCTTCGATTAAAAATTATTGTGTAGACAGAACTGCGGAAGCCAGACAAGGAACTCTGGAAAATATCATTGGTAGAGATAAAGAGTTAAGAATGCTCGTTGAAATTCTTTGCCGTAGAAGCAAACCGAATGTCATTATCATTGGGGAACCCGGTGTTGGTAAAACAGCACTTGTTGAAGGTTTTGCTATTGAAATTACAAAAGGAAATGTTCCGGAAATGCTTAAAAACGGAACTCTTTTAGAATTGGACACAGGAGCATTATTAGCAGGAACTTCTTATAAAGGCGAGATTGAAGACCGACTTAAAAAGGTAATCAATGAATGTAAAAAAATAGAAAAAGCTATTTTGTTTATTGATGAAATTCATACGCTTCTTGATCCTAAGGGAAGTATAGGAAATGTTGCCAATCTTCTGAAACCGGAATTGGCAAGAGGTGAGATCACCGTTATCGGGGCAACTACTCAGGAGGAATACCGAAAGATCATTGAGCCGGAACAGGCTTTCAACAGACGCTTTGAGGTGCTTACAGTGAATGAACCTGATGAGCAGACCTGCGTAAAAATGATTGATGTCCTTCTTGAAGGTTATAAAAAACACCATAACATTGAAGTTGAGAAAACAGCTATTCCTGAATGTGTGCGTTTGGCAAAACGTTATGCAAAAGGTAAAAAATTACCAGATGCAGCAATTGATCTTTTAGACAGAACAATGGCGGCTATAAAAATGCTCGACGAACTTTCAGAAAAAGAATTGGAAAGCTGGAAAGAAAGCTATGAAGCAATTGTAAAAGAAGAATATCTTAATGCCAAGGATCAGGCAGATGAATTGATCTGGACCTACAATTTATTGAGAGATAAAATCAGCCCTATTTTATGGGGATCTTTAAGTGAGCAGCCTGCTATTGACAATTCAATGCCGGTAGATCAGATCAAAAAGATCATTGATGATACCTATGCTGAACTTCTTCAGCATGCTTCAAAGAAAAGAGAGAAAGTAGACAGGCTGGAACTGGCTGCTGTAATGGCTGCAAAAACAAATATTCCAATTGGTAAAATTCAGGCTCAGGAAAAAGAAAAGCTTCTGAATATGGAGTCTCTGTTACTGAATCGTGTAGTGGGGCAGGATCATGCCTTGAAAATACTTTCAGATGCTATTGTTGAAAACAGAAGTGGACTTAACAAACCTGGACAGCCGATAGGATCTTTCTTTCTTCTCGGACCTACAGGAACCGGAAAAACAGAACTTGCAAAATCAATGGCAGAGCTTCTTTTCAATGACGAAAAGGCTATGGTTCGTTTTGATATGTCAGAATTTAAAGAAGAACATTCAGCTGCATTATTGTATGGAGCGCCTCCAGGATATGTAGGATATGAAGAAGGTGGAATGTTGGTTAATAAAATCAGACAACAGCCTTATACAGTCGTTTTATTTGATGAAATTGAAAAAGCGCACCATTCTGTTTTTGATGTATTTCTTCAGATTATGGATGAAGGAAAGGTTCATGATAAACTGGGAAAAGAAGGAGACTTTAGTAATGCCCTGATATTATTTACATCCAATATTGGAAGTGAGGAAATTGTAAAACAGTTTGAAGAAGGTAAAATTCCAGAATCCAATTCATTAATGCAGATTATGTCTGGTTCCGGAAGATTCAGACCCGAGTTTTTAGCCAGGATCACAGAAATTATTCCATTTGCACCTATTACAGAGTCTATTGCGGAAAGGATCTTTAATATTCAGTTGAAATCTCTGCATACGTCATTAACAAGATTGGGAATGACGCTTACAATAAGCGGAGAGGCTGTGAAAAATCTTGCTCTTGGAGGATTTAGCAGTAAATATGGAGCAAGACAGATTTCTGGTGTTATACGTTCCCAGCTGGCAAGACCTATTTCAAAAATGATCGTTCGCGAAGAAGTGAAATCAGGACAGGCCATCCATGTAGACTGGAATAATGAGGAGGAAAAGCTAATATGGAAAGTCGTGTAA
- a CDS encoding lytic transglycosylase domain-containing protein, whose amino-acid sequence MNFNFKHTVTGLLLILSAQVVSGQFLSASDTSENSVKKYKSIINSNKEIVEFIEYSLSQKGLPKHLRNLALIESGFDRKQISGAGAAGVWQFMTAHANQYGLSEQSRSDLYRSTKTAMISLAQLYKKYNNWVTVVAAYNCGEGNISRAMDAAGSSQYHIFSKYLPLETINHVKKYLNACYATGELTGVLNDYNNSRMNMVFQNGARPNTDGPSLAETDINAGFDLSIVADELDVDVDKILAWNPGIMDELQQSGESIFYLPIDLMPDFLLKKNKILSRSIKEGNKIVK is encoded by the coding sequence ATGAATTTTAATTTCAAACATACTGTAACAGGTCTATTATTGATATTATCTGCGCAAGTTGTAAGCGGGCAGTTTCTTTCTGCTTCAGATACTTCCGAAAACAGTGTGAAAAAATATAAAAGTATCATTAATTCAAATAAAGAAATTGTTGAATTTATAGAATATTCCCTGTCTCAAAAAGGGCTACCCAAGCATTTGAGAAATTTAGCATTGATTGAATCGGGTTTCGATCGAAAGCAGATATCAGGTGCCGGAGCAGCTGGTGTATGGCAGTTTATGACCGCTCATGCGAATCAGTATGGTCTTTCTGAACAGAGCCGGTCTGATTTGTACAGAAGTACAAAAACAGCGATGATCTCATTGGCCCAACTGTATAAAAAATACAATAACTGGGTGACGGTAGTTGCGGCATATAACTGTGGAGAGGGAAATATTTCCAGGGCAATGGATGCTGCAGGATCTTCACAATATCATATTTTCAGCAAGTATTTGCCATTAGAGACGATTAATCATGTTAAGAAATACCTGAATGCATGCTATGCAACAGGGGAATTAACGGGAGTATTGAATGATTATAACAATTCCCGGATGAATATGGTATTCCAAAATGGGGCAAGACCTAATACGGACGGCCCTTCCTTAGCAGAAACAGATATTAATGCAGGTTTTGACTTAAGTATTGTAGCCGATGAACTTGACGTAGATGTTGATAAAATATTAGCTTGGAATCCGGGAATAATGGATGAGCTTCAGCAGAGTGGTGAAAGTATATTTTACCTGCCTATTGATTTAATGCCTGATTTCCTGTTGAAGAAAAACAAGATCCTTAGCCGCTCTATTAAAGAGGGAAATAAAATTGTGAAATAA
- the tssD gene encoding type VI secretion system tube protein TssD yields the protein MASNSRGILKFNGSEGQKLLKLNYSVSRSTDVSGRVASDPSNAIIKLTIEATEKSEILESLLNGKYKPTTGEITFNKSHEEGTLITLTWENGYVIQHEVDFDAVDENSMLISFIVSAEKINYGNSAYEGIWPGASDN from the coding sequence ATGGCATCAAATTCAAGAGGAATCTTAAAATTCAACGGAAGCGAAGGACAGAAATTACTAAAGCTTAACTACAGCGTATCAAGATCTACAGACGTTTCAGGACGTGTAGCATCAGATCCTTCCAATGCTATCATTAAATTAACGATTGAGGCAACAGAGAAATCTGAAATCCTTGAAAGCTTACTTAATGGAAAATACAAGCCTACAACCGGAGAAATTACATTCAACAAATCTCACGAAGAAGGAACATTGATTACTTTAACTTGGGAGAATGGATATGTAATTCAGCATGAAGTTGACTTCGACGCTGTTGACGAAAACAGCATGTTGATCAGCTTTATCGTAAGTGCAGAGAAAATTAATTATGGTAATTCTGCTTACGAAGGTATATGGCCTGGTGCAAGCGATAATTAA
- a CDS encoding type VI secretion system Vgr family protein has product MFKDDKSPKISAPKNIKNPGEQLGDTVKNQAVQKTTEKLQEKTSGKVQKVTQKLAQAQAYSGMAQNASSLFMNQVVQPNTPSVIEDKVWSKQPTSKILNANAIPESQIMGINRVVKLEIIIEGKIVKHFKHFKLKQSATKHHEFDLMLAHDTLGNPENHNLEEAQNFLGKRITVVFKYKDVEAGPERSFVGVITEVGFSQEKGSLGNVVLTGSSPTVLLDAAPHIQSFGGAQEISLNSIADQIIKEGLGQNKFDFRVDSQHGNVSYSSQYEETHYNYLARMAEAYGEQFYYDGEVLHFGKLPPQEKPIKLTYGSSVQDVKIKMKAQHVNPTFYGYNSSKNEKLTTGNSKISHTSDIAKRAYEISEKTFTTPSLRVAPIKASSFMDIDASQKGTAGSKASSVFITSGTTTVPFLYPGCTADIEMRKTDSNQTSYFTKLMIIEVNHEVDARGYYTGTFDAIASDTGFIPRPEFETPKAEAQFAKVISNTDPKNQGRVQVQFDWQNGSTTTEFIRVMTPDAGGSEKVSKNRGFMAIPEVGDQVIVNFVHQHPDRPFVMGGMFHGGVGGGGGAGNNIKSLSSRSGNKLELDDGAGSVYLTDQGGANMKFDGAGNVTTNANNDKTVKIGNNNTVNTGSKNVINVGSKDGGGANSVMSMDNAGNISLECDTNVTIKTGASSITLKSDGTIILSGKIIGISGEGIGVVGSKGIDLSSPANHLGGGQTKIDGGDAFIN; this is encoded by the coding sequence ATGTTTAAGGATGATAAATCGCCGAAAATATCGGCTCCTAAAAATATAAAGAATCCTGGAGAACAGTTAGGGGATACAGTTAAGAACCAGGCTGTACAGAAAACTACAGAAAAACTACAGGAAAAAACAAGTGGGAAAGTTCAGAAAGTAACCCAGAAACTTGCCCAGGCGCAAGCTTATTCAGGGATGGCTCAAAATGCATCCAGCCTTTTCATGAATCAGGTGGTACAGCCCAACACTCCTTCGGTTATAGAAGATAAAGTGTGGTCGAAACAGCCCACCTCTAAAATACTTAATGCGAATGCTATTCCCGAAAGTCAGATAATGGGTATTAACCGGGTGGTTAAACTCGAAATCATCATTGAAGGGAAAATTGTAAAGCATTTCAAACATTTCAAACTCAAACAGAGTGCTACCAAGCATCATGAATTCGATTTAATGCTGGCTCACGATACGCTTGGAAATCCTGAAAACCATAATCTCGAAGAAGCTCAAAACTTCCTTGGAAAAAGAATTACAGTAGTCTTCAAATACAAAGATGTTGAGGCCGGGCCGGAAAGAAGCTTTGTAGGTGTTATTACCGAAGTCGGTTTTAGTCAGGAAAAAGGCAGCCTTGGAAACGTTGTTCTTACTGGATCAAGTCCCACAGTATTATTGGATGCAGCTCCACATATTCAGAGTTTTGGAGGAGCTCAGGAAATAAGCCTGAACAGTATTGCCGATCAGATTATCAAAGAGGGATTGGGTCAGAATAAATTTGATTTCAGAGTTGATTCACAACATGGAAATGTCTCCTATAGTTCCCAATACGAAGAAACGCATTACAATTATCTGGCAAGAATGGCTGAAGCGTATGGAGAACAATTCTATTACGACGGTGAAGTTTTACATTTCGGAAAATTACCTCCGCAGGAAAAACCTATTAAGCTTACCTATGGAAGCAGTGTTCAGGATGTGAAGATAAAGATGAAAGCACAACACGTTAATCCTACATTTTATGGTTATAACAGCAGTAAAAATGAAAAATTAACAACCGGAAATTCGAAAATTTCTCATACTTCTGACATTGCAAAACGTGCGTATGAAATATCAGAAAAAACTTTTACAACGCCATCCTTAAGAGTAGCTCCGATTAAGGCCTCTTCATTTATGGATATTGATGCCTCTCAAAAAGGAACAGCAGGAAGTAAAGCATCAAGTGTTTTCATTACTTCGGGAACAACTACCGTTCCTTTCTTGTATCCGGGATGTACAGCTGATATCGAGATGCGCAAAACTGACAGCAATCAAACTTCGTATTTTACGAAATTAATGATCATTGAAGTGAATCATGAAGTTGATGCGAGAGGATATTATACCGGAACATTTGATGCTATTGCTTCTGATACCGGATTTATTCCGCGTCCTGAATTTGAAACTCCAAAGGCTGAAGCCCAATTTGCAAAAGTAATCTCTAATACCGATCCAAAGAATCAGGGACGTGTACAGGTACAGTTCGATTGGCAAAATGGATCTACGACCACAGAATTTATCCGGGTAATGACCCCTGACGCTGGTGGCAGTGAAAAAGTAAGTAAAAACCGAGGATTCATGGCTATTCCTGAAGTTGGAGATCAGGTGATCGTCAATTTCGTCCATCAGCATCCGGACCGTCCTTTTGTAATGGGAGGAATGTTTCACGGTGGTGTAGGCGGCGGAGGCGGTGCAGGAAACAATATCAAAAGTTTAAGCAGTAGAAGTGGAAATAAACTGGAATTGGATGATGGTGCAGGTTCAGTCTACTTAACAGATCAGGGCGGTGCTAATATGAAATTTGATGGTGCAGGAAATGTTACAACCAATGCGAATAATGATAAAACCGTTAAAATTGGAAATAATAATACAGTAAACACGGGTAGTAAAAACGTTATTAATGTTGGAAGTAAGGATGGCGGGGGTGCCAATTCTGTAATGTCTATGGACAATGCCGGTAATATTTCTTTAGAATGTGATACCAACGTTACTATTAAGACAGGCGCCAGTTCAATTACTCTAAAATCTGATGGGACGATTATTCTTAGTGGAAAAATAATTGGTATTAGCGGTGAGGGAATCGGGGTTGTAGGTTCAAAAGGAATCGATCTGTCTTCTCCTGCCAATCATCTTGGTGGTGGGCAAACTAAAATCGACGGTGGGGATGCCTTTATTAATTAA